The proteins below come from a single Miscanthus floridulus cultivar M001 chromosome 1, ASM1932011v1, whole genome shotgun sequence genomic window:
- the LOC136456397 gene encoding uncharacterized protein, translating into MSGENPATAAEDPPPLANGESAASDKNDAEKYGSEERREVAVTSNDAYEVKSGCEIGTERAADEGANIVETDDTNEANSGSANVVGAVDVKMVDTRHEAIIEAVDVKMVETQREANIEAVDVKMIETQHEASLEAVDVRIVETQHEVSIEAVDVKMVETQHEANIEVVDVKMVETKHEANVEAEDVKMVDTKHEAVIDVEVVKMVDTQHEANIEAKDVKMVDTQHEANIDAGEDVCQVKEGLNGDNQYAKASEGEDTKMIEAKADTRNSEAQENRKPEKEGNAEEKTNHANGIEMAEKEDVCQKEDKEGMNEDSQDANVAEADEMNMVEAKVDARNAEAQGNGKKEEMEDKMEEKGNNANVEDDVKTFGNEDAFQKRVKEGNNEDRQDARASEGDEIKMVEAKTDGNAEVEGNEKKEDKAGQTEEKKNNAGIETEELKVPDKEYTCEEEDKNLKNESIQDGKAADGEDMRSVEGKTDAEIAEVIESRKNGEVEFKAEQKKNDANIEAENVIMVDRGNACQTEDKVRKNDDSQDANPAECEDIKTVEAKSDAGNAAVKENERKETKEEHNEEKENVVNVQADDVKIADKEDACRKEDKERKTEDSHGAKAAEGGETMMAESKSAAVHAEVKENGQKEEGGNETEEKQIICMEKQDEDKMAPAEVDKLELDNREQIGVEMQDGWKEEEKSGFDKHEVSDREESVEESQQEFKGEAKGNVGKQEVDDREQNTKEKQDGLEERELLRSKRERNGTEMWLLRRKRKRNKMPS; encoded by the exons ATGTCCGGGGAAAACCCAGCAACAGCAGCAGAGGATCCACCTCCATTGGCGAATGGAGAATCTGCTGCTTCAGATAAGAATGATGCTGAGAAGTATGGCTCTGAAGAGAGGAGGGAAGTGGCAGTGACTAGCAATGATGCCTATGAAGTGAAGAGTGGCTGTGAAATTGGCACAGAGCGCGCGGCAGATGAGGGCGCAAATATTGTGGAGACCGATGATACCAACGAAGCCAATTCAGGTTCTGCTAATGTGGTTGGCGCTGTGGATGTTAAAATGGTTGACACACGGCATGAAGCCATAATTGAAGCTGTGGATGTTAAAATGGTTGAGACACAGCGTGAAGCCAATATTGAAGCTGTGGATGTTAAAATGATCGAGACACAGCATGAAGCCAGTCTTGAAGCTGTGGATGTTAGAATTGTCGAGACACAGCATGAAGTCAGTATTGAAGCTGTGGATGTTAAAATGGTTGAGACACAGCATGAAGCAAATATTGAAGTTGTGGATGTTAAAATGGTCGAGACAAAGCATGAAGCCAATGTTGAAGCTGAGGATGTGAAAATGGTTGACACAAAACATGAAGCTGTTATTGACGTTGAGGTTGTGAAAATGGTTGATACGCAACACGAAGCCAACATTGAAGCTAAGGATGTGAAAATGGTTGACACACAGCATGAAGCCAATATTGATGCTGGGGAAGATGTGTGTCAAGTTAAGGAGGGACTGAATGGCGATAATCAGTATGCCAAGGCATCAGAAGGTGAGGACACCAAGATGATTGAAGCAAAGGCTGATACTAGGAATTCCGAGGCACAAGAAAATAGGAAGCCAGAAAAGGAAGGCAATGCAGAAGAGAAGACAAATCATGCCAATGGCATTGAAATGGCTGAGAAGGAAGATGTGTGTCAGAAGGAAGATAAGGAGGGAATGAATGAGGACAGTCAGGATGCCAATGTAGCTGAAGCTGATGAAATGAACATGGTCGAAGCAAAGGTTGATGCTAGAAATGCAGAGGCTCAAGGAAATGGGAAGAAGGAAGAAATGGAGGACAAGATGGAAGAGAAGGGAAACAATGCCAATGTTGAAGATGATGTGAAAACTTTTGGCAACGAAGATGCATTCCAGAAGAGAGTCAAGGAGGGAAATAATGAGGATAGGCAAGATGCCAGGGCATCAGAAGGTGATGAAATCAAGATGGTTGAAGCAAAGACTGATGGAAATGCTGAGGTAGAAGGAaatgagaagaaggaagacaaaGCTGGCCAGACTGAAGAGAAGAAAAATAATGCCGGTATTGAAACCGAGGAGTTAAAAGTGCCTGACAAGGAATATACATGTGAAGAGGAAGATAAAAATTTAAAGAATGAGAGTATTCAAGATGGCAAGGCAGCAGATGGTGAGGACATGAGGAGTGTTGAAGGAAAGACTGATGCTGAAATTGCAGAGGTAATAGAAAGTAGGAAAAATGGAGAAGTGGAGTTCAAGGCTGAACAGAAGAAAAATGATGCCAATATTGAAGCCGAGAATGTGATTATGGTTGACAGGGGAAATGCATGTCAGACAGAAGATAAGGTGAGAAAAAATGATGATAGTCAGGATGCCAACCCAGCAGAATGTGAGGACATCAAGACGGTTGAAGCAAAGAGTGATGCTGGAAATGCAGCGGTAAAGGAAAATGAGAGGAAGGAAACAAAGGAGGAGCATAATGAAGAAAAGGAAAATGTTGTCAATGTTCAAGCTGATGATGTGAAAATTGCCGACAAGGAAGATGCATGTCGGAAGGAAGACAAGGAAAGAAAGACTGAGGATAGTCACGGCGCCAAGGCAGCAGAAGGCGGGGAAACTATGATGGCTGAATCAAAGTCTGCGGCTGTACATGCAGAGGTTAAAGAAAATGGACAGAAGGAAGAAGGTGGGAACGAGACTGAAGAGAAACAAATCATATGCATGGAGAAACAAGACGAAGATAAGATGGCGCCAGCAGAAGTAGATAAACTAGAACTGGACAATAGAGAACAGATTGGCGTGGAAATGCAGGATGGGTGGAAAGAGGAAGAAAAAAGTGGTTTTGATAAGCATGAAGTGAGTGATAGAGAAGAAAGTGTTGAGGAGAGTCAGCAGGAATTTAAAGGGGAGGCAAAAGGTAATGTGGGCAAGCAAGAAGTGGATGATAGAGAACAAAATACCAAGGAGAAGCAGGACGGATTGGAAGAG AGGGAGCTGCTGAGGAGCAAGAGGGAGAGAAATGGGACGGAAATGTGGCTGCTgagaagaaagaggaagagaaACAAGATGCCAAGCTGA